A single genomic interval of Deltaproteobacteria bacterium harbors:
- a CDS encoding glycosyltransferase family 39 protein, translating into MKNLVYLIPSMASMILAGFVSWSGREKARDFVLIFVLLLVSFFFLALFYSKSKKFQDLLDFRPSERAVRAIWLAAFLFYLCMSFLFFGKHKTNVIGFDLDSISYYTQAKIFSAGKLSVPSHELKEFFTTGNVVNDGKFYSKYFPGWPLILSAGVKSGIPWVVNPLLGLMTLIVVYFTGKEIYDRDTAFLAMLLLLFSTNFYYLNTTYLSEPSSLLFSSLFFYFAVRTIKEPGVSVALPAGIFLGVSFLVRPYSAVAVALPVIGYFLYLAAGDRRKMMAPFFAAAAGALPSIAALLAYNHLQTGSFLVSPFEHYNPFDKLGFGLRSLDVFVNPAEYNVLSGIKNMLINVGAVNIVGILFSFIFLCFVAVRKKTRWDMLLLAIVFLIIVMHVFYHAKQSRYYHAAFFALALLTARGMTLSELSFRKWLGNAEIRNFGFMAILFAAITSVAVTMSPLKIYKRYKICQLYRQPYTLVESNNIHRSIIFVKSVPEAYNNISYYIQNPLDYTGDVLYVRDLGERNVELMNHYPNRSYYVYEYKRDTGTGVLRPIGGKEFTAPSAAGI; encoded by the coding sequence ATGAAAAACCTCGTTTACCTGATTCCGTCCATGGCTTCCATGATTCTCGCCGGGTTCGTCTCCTGGAGTGGGCGCGAGAAAGCGCGGGATTTCGTCCTCATATTCGTCCTGTTGCTCGTATCTTTCTTTTTCCTGGCGCTCTTTTATTCGAAAAGCAAAAAGTTCCAGGATCTTCTCGATTTCCGGCCAAGCGAACGTGCCGTCCGCGCGATCTGGCTTGCCGCATTCCTTTTTTACCTGTGCATGAGCTTCCTGTTTTTCGGGAAACATAAAACCAACGTGATCGGGTTCGACCTCGATTCGATTTCATACTACACACAGGCAAAGATATTTTCAGCCGGGAAACTGAGTGTCCCCAGCCATGAGTTGAAGGAATTCTTCACAACGGGAAACGTCGTGAACGACGGGAAGTTTTACAGCAAATATTTCCCCGGCTGGCCGTTGATTCTTTCCGCTGGGGTAAAATCCGGTATCCCATGGGTTGTCAATCCGCTCCTGGGATTGATGACCCTGATCGTCGTTTATTTCACCGGAAAGGAAATTTACGACAGGGACACCGCCTTCCTCGCCATGCTGCTGCTTTTATTTTCGACGAATTTTTATTATCTGAACACGACGTACCTGTCGGAGCCTTCCAGCCTGCTTTTCTCCAGCCTGTTTTTTTATTTTGCGGTTCGAACGATAAAGGAACCCGGAGTCTCTGTCGCATTGCCGGCGGGAATCTTTCTGGGGGTATCTTTCCTCGTTAGGCCGTATTCGGCGGTGGCGGTAGCGCTGCCGGTTATAGGTTACTTCCTGTATCTCGCGGCCGGCGACCGCAGGAAGATGATGGCGCCGTTTTTCGCCGCCGCAGCGGGAGCGCTACCGTCGATCGCTGCGCTCCTGGCATACAACCATCTGCAGACGGGATCGTTCCTCGTCAGTCCGTTCGAACATTACAACCCCTTCGACAAACTGGGATTCGGCTTGCGATCCCTGGATGTTTTCGTAAATCCTGCGGAATATAACGTTCTGAGCGGCATCAAAAACATGTTGATCAATGTGGGGGCGGTCAACATCGTCGGAATTCTGTTTTCCTTCATTTTTTTATGCTTCGTGGCGGTCAGGAAGAAGACAAGGTGGGACATGCTTCTGCTTGCCATAGTCTTTTTAATCATCGTTATGCATGTTTTCTATCATGCGAAACAGTCCAGGTATTACCATGCCGCCTTTTTCGCATTGGCGTTGCTAACGGCAAGAGGCATGACTCTTTCCGAACTTTCCTTCAGGAAATGGCTTGGTAATGCGGAGATAAGGAATTTCGGATTCATGGCTATCCTGTTTGCGGCGATAACGAGCGTGGCGGTTACGATGTCTCCCCTGAAAATCTACAAAAGATACAAGATCTGTCAGCTTTATCGGCAGCCATATACGCTGGTCGAGTCGAATAACATTCATCGATCGATAATATTCGTCAAGTCCGTGCCCGAGGCGTACAACAACATATCCTATTACATACAGAATCCTCTGGATTACACGGGGGACGTGCTTTACGTCAGGGATCTGGGGGAAAGAAACGTCGAACTCATGAATCATTACCCGAACAGGAGTTACTACGTGTACGAATACAAGCGGGATACCGGGACGGGTGTTCTTCGCCCGATCGGCGGGAAAGAATTCACGGCGCCATCGGCGGCGGGCATATGA